The Plasmodium chabaudi chabaudi strain AS genome assembly, chromosome: 4 nucleotide sequence AACCTTACAAAATTGTAGAAAcaacaaaacaaaatagtttatcataataaatattaacataaaaaaaaaaaataatattaatctATGATAAGCTCATCCAATCGCCAATCTTCATAACTACCATTTGGTAAATACCTTCTCAAAATGAATGGAAtagatttattatataattctcTTTCTGCTATTACTAATGGATCattgtttaaataattatcataatCACTTTTGCCATttgatttatcattttgtgTTTCAATTGGTATAGTTAACGGAGCATTTAAACTTATTTGTAATGCTCTTGTTCCTATTATTCTTGCCTTTTCATATTTAGTTAAATATGGGCTTGttattcttatattttcttcattccCTTCACAATTCTcataatcatatttttctttttttatttgattatcTGCTATAATGTCTATATcgttttcataattttcccCTTCGTCACTGTCAACTCCTTGCCCAAACTCATCCCCCATAAAGTCGTCCTCATCATTTCCGTAgttatcattatataagTCCACTGCATAGGTCAAAAAGGTAAACAAATGAATAAGCAAATCGAGTAAACAAACGAACCAAACGAACCAAACGAATAAGAAACGATAAAGCACGGCATGAACAGGTATAGGCAAATAGTATTACTCTTTAATCAGggctaaaaaaatttatacaaatccaatatgtttttttctcaAGTTAAActtgtaaatatttaatactCCTTTCGTTGTAAatccaaattttttttcatagccaaatttatttagtataaccagcaaaaatatatatactatatatcacatcaaaatataaatgacaaaataattaacctcatatataatattttacattatttttttaaatttataatgaatatattttatcctatacaaaaaaaatataattattccctttttcttatttattttattttattatatttcgctttttcaaattttaattgaatatttatttttttctcaaaATCAATGCCCCCTATCCTTTTTTATACCTTCATACAATAAACCGTAATATATTGTATGCGCatgtatatacaataatatagTGTTTACTTCCAAAATttgcataatatttatcaacaacatttataataatttttaactatattatacattttaaagggacataaaaaatataaaaatacatattggaaataaagtaaaatatattatatgcaaaaCGAATAAATAGGAGAATATACCGATTATGGgaggaaaaaaattatttttaattttaactTATTTCAATTTGCCACGCCGTGACAATCGTAAGGAATGCtggaaaatttataaataattatcattCCCTTTTTTGCCACTTCTTATAAAGGTATTACATAATTGAAAACATGGGATGTAGCAAAATTGAGAATGCATTATGAACACTGGttaatcataataataattatgtagCCTTATAAAgtatataacataaaatatgcatattataaatataacaatcctttctttctatattatttggtttcatataatataaaaatttgctACAATAGCAACCATAGTATTGAAAAAGAACATcctatttattattaaactttattttttatattataatttttataataagaCTAACATATGCACATAAGTTTGCTTACACTCATCAATTAATTCCACAACATTAACTCTTaatattccatttttgtctatctattataaaatatatattttatttaaaataaaaaaacaaatgattatcaaaataaataatataattcccaaaaacattttaaccataaacataaattttttttgtcttacttttataaatagctataataataatttttttttttttttttttttattttttataaattttgtaaaaaagaaataaaaaaatatattataaatgtcTAAAGCATACAATAACTCTTACACATTCCCCTTCCCTTTTTTGTCACTATTtcgtataatatattaaaattatgttttaaaaagtaacagtaaaaaaatatatatgcattttacAAGTCTTTATATACTCCAAACATTTcactttaattttttttattttcttattttccATCCATAATCCataaattgtaaaataacAAATGGAAAGAGTTACATTCAAAAAGAATGATAGGAGAATAttcctttaaaaaaattaaaattaaaataaccgtaaaaaaatgaaatacatttatggttttattattgtattGGCAAtgtgttaaaaatatataaactaaTTCTTcttaaataaacaaattacatattcatagtatatgtgtataaatattcatttacacattttaaatttatgtaaCGTATTTCCATATGTgcaaaacaaatttatattttttttaataccccaatttgtataaaacttaaaaaataaaaaaataacattatatgtttattaaaaCCGTCTTACACACATTTAAGAacggtaaaaaaaataggaaaaaaattaactagcatatcaattattttacacttaggattttaaatatattcatttcttatattttatgaatattgttttaaaactcataaaataatttataaagtccacataaattattcaaatatatccatatatttttataaaaaaatattttattaaccaTCATAAGGATATGTTTCTTTTCCTCACCATACTAAAGTAACACCATTCTATTCCATTTCTCACTACAACAATGTcctactattttttattaaataaaaaaaagaaaagaatacatatccatatataatttttatactacacataataaatatttcagcGGGAAGTCTAAAATTGTCTTCTTGCTTGTTCATGTATTTTGTTCTAAATAGATGATACTAAcctatgcatattttacatattcatttatctACATTGTTGAGCTCGTTTCTTTTTTGCAGTTTCagaaatttacaaaatgcAAGATGATAACGAAAGTATTGATGGAGATATTCTCGAAAAAcaatatgaaataataaaatgtgcCAAAAATCaggattttataaaatttcaaatattaatacaaccgtatattttaaacaatGATATTGAAATGCTTAAcacaataaatattatgcaCTGGGCATGTTATTCTGGTTTTACAGAATTAGTGCAAAAATTGATTGCTCTAAATTGTGATATAGAAAAGGAAGATTTAGTAAATAGTGATACACCTATTTATTATgcaattaaaaatagtaattatgaaattgtattattattaataaaacattatgGTAGTTCTATTCTTTTTCACAAAAATCGAAGGCAGATGAGTCCATTCTTAACAGCCATATCAGAATTTAACGAAGACAAAATATTAGAAGCTTTACACATTTtagaatttttatatttaaatggaGTTAGCTTAGaagaacaaaatgaatatggGCAAACTGCTCTATTCTTaggtgtaaaaaaaaataacataagTATTTTACAATGGCTACTAagtaaaaatgttaatataaatcatGTCGATTTTTATGGAAACactattttacatatagCTGTTCGTTATACtgatatagatatattaaGACTATTATGTGATTATGGATGTTTAAATCTAGTTTATTATTCTacttttgaaaataataatactaatGTTTTCCAATTATGTATTAACAAtagatattttttagtatatatattacttaaaaaatggttattacaaaataaaatttgtaaaggattaaaaatatgtaaaactATTTatgctttttatttttggttTTTTGCCTTATTAAATctaattgtttatattaatatagcACACtcatttttacaaatacaAACACATCACAACAAATCTGTTATATGGATATCTTTATGGCTATTTCAACAACTCTTATGGTGTgtcttatattttaaaaatcctggattttataaagaaaataaatttttaacgaatagaaataaaaataattcaaattaCATGTATACTAGCGATTTTAAAAATCAAGCAGAATatcaattaaataatatagaaagaGAActatttcaaataaataaaaaattattactaGCCAATAATCCATTAAATCCAATGTACAatgtaaatgaaaatgaaatattagaATATAATGATCAAATCATAAATTTGAGATATAGCAAATTGTCTTTATACTCTCAAGTATCACAAGAAAGAATCAATTCATTGGATGTTAACTACAGAAATGCCATATTATATAACCAAAACCCGAGGGTAAttcacacacatatatttatattgagATTTGTCTATTCCCTTTAGCTAGCTCCTTggtcatatatttttttttttttttttacagaATGTGTGTGTCACATGCAATATTATCAAACCACCCCGAGTTCACCATTGCGCGGATTGCTTCCATTGCGTTgtgtataaaaatgaagaaaattaaaatagcATCTTTAAGTCTTTATGTCAATGTTTTATTCGTTTTAAGCtgtgttaatatttttgtcaaattttattgcctgttcatattttttcagcacttttcttaatattttattgctcattcatattttttattacttttcCCTTTTAGTCATCAAGACCATCACTGTGTGTGGGTAGACAATTGCATAGGTAATTTATaagcatatgcatatataagcATGCCGAATTcgctttaattttttcaattgcGCGTTCTCATAATtgtttatacatttttagttatatcttttaattGAGCATATGCATTAAGAGCTGCCACAGTATAGTTGTTTGACATATGCAATTATGTTggcttatatttatacatgtGCACAcacattttaatttatatgttcTTTCTTTGCAGGAATAAACAACCAACGAtctttttactttttcatACTTTCCgcctttattttattattattcaattattattacgtATTCCTATATTTCAAATTGTTTCATACTACCATAAATTATGtaagtaaatataattattataaatctTATTCTCGTTTTTTCCacaattttattcataatattatatattttttattattttcatttcagGCATTTGGCTTACTAGTTATACTAtgcaattttattaatataacattatttgcatttatAACTTACTTATTTGTGCGTAACACAAAAACGATATTAACAAATGTAACTTTTTACGAGCACTTCAAAAGGTATTACacaaaaaagttatattaCACCCCTACATATGACTAATTCAATAAAGAAAgacataatttattttcttctattttatgatttattctttttttagaCCAACCCACATAACAGACAAATACAATACCGAATTAGAGTGCTGGgaatttcaaaatttaaatttcaaaaaaattgtcaagtaagatttaattaaaaaagctTATGCATTTTATTTCTCATAAATTATGTAGTACATACATTCCataattttacatatttaattacCTAATTATAACAGAAAtgtatacaatttttggACATTAAATTATGATGAGCCCTATTTAAGATATGATAAGAAAATAGTAATgccaatttttatttttgcacACAAAATACCTGCACAGTCATGTAAATTTATACCTTTTTaagaattttttacatttttcacattttacacatttactttttttttcaggaAAATGGAATTTATTATGCTCTAGTTCCAGATAGCGTATAAGAAATTAGTCGATCTTATTACAAAttctattttcattttaaacACTTGTCAAACCATAaacaaaatggaaatataacaaaataacaATACTACAATAGTTATAGCATACCACTGTCTtgtgaattttttaaaatgattattcaaaaattacaatatttaatatatacacatttttcattgcgtttaaaattattcaaaCAATCAGACCTACcccaaatttaataattttttttacattaaatatttacatatacaCATGAATGGTATAACGTACTATTCTATGGCAGTATATActtatgattttttttttgtttatccTTTTCTTTCTCTTTTTCGCTATCCTTTATGtttaattatgtatttttttttaattataaaattcaattttgtaatattcgttttaataatagcgagtataaaaaatgatataactACAAgccctttttttattttaaaaatatagaaattaacaattttttgcGACTTGggttttatataaagacttttaatatatacaaaatatttattcttacataaatttacacacgcaaacaataaaatacatactacataataatttgtatttatattaaaaagacattgtttcattttatttgtatttattatttccatatattttaacaattgaattacttttttaaatacataattaaaGAAGAACAAAACGGAGAAAactttatatacatataaaaaaatatatgcataaatatataagtattttattttttatattaaaaataactcataacaaaaataaatattaagcaaaatgaattaaaggaatattatcattatataattttttaagcatTAAAAGGTGTGCAAATATTTACcgttaatttatttgtaatattattccatttttataataattatactttttcaaaatggcataaaaatttataaaataatgaaaatgtttaaaattgtaGCTTTGAAGGcctttcataaaaatagctgatttactttttttttgcaaataCAACttacacatatatgtatgcacatattaatgtgtatttttatatttcataatatattttttttatcaattcaAACTTTgagaatatttttctcaatcataatagaaaaaaaaaatatgcaatagTATAATAAGCAATTCATTGAAAAGGGAAcgtaattaattaaaaaaaaattttgaataaaaGTTTGTGATGCTCCCTAAAACtcataaacaaaataaaggtGTGGTACCTAGGGagggaataaaaaaaaaatatacccCTACATTAGTAcatatctttttttctaCTTATAgataattcatttattttatatataattagaCATATACCCATCattgtatatacatatataaaatattccctactacaaaatatacaagcatttatacaattttttgatttcttattagttaaataattataaggGAATGCCCATTAAGATAAGGAAAACAAACTGAATATGTGACAGTTtggagaaaaatataaaaatttaaaaacaaattaacaaaatacacacatataGTTCCTAAAATGgatattacaaaaataaaaaaaaaagtggaaaaagaaaatgcagacagaataaatataattgataCTAAATTTCGAACATGCTTATGCTTATTCaataattattcaaaatgctatattaatattaaaaaaaaatattttatggaCACATGTagatatgataaaatatatggctttgaaaatataaaaattaatgaagaaagaataaatgaaataaataaagaaagcAGTCTCGAATATCCATAcccttataaatatgaaaataatcgaaatatttttttaattataaatagtaaaaatgTTAACTCTACGAATActtgtatatataacaatgatattatatacatcatttataataataaaaaatatgaacatataaatatacagaAAAGGTCaagtaaaaaaacgaaatacacaaaaaaaaaaaatgaacgGACTAGCCATATTCATAATCAAATTTTAGCTAGCCAAGACAAATCAACTAGcgatttttcaaataacaCAAATAGCATATTTTCAAGTtcagaaaataatgaagaaaaagaagatgacgaaaatgaacaaaacccattatataatagtactatttttgaaacacgaaatatgaatttttcTGAAAcattggaaaaaaaatcaaaaaaaaaaaaaattataagctcaaaaagtaataaaagGAATTTAATCTATTCAGATATTGATTcagataataattatgaaaatgtatttacacacataaattcaaatttatattttttaagtgtatcaaataatcatatagaaaatgaacaaaatctatatatacaaaatgaaaaatatataaataataatgatatcaTATTTAGAAAACTTAAATTTACTAAGTCgctatttattaatttagatacatataattcatGGATTGttatcaaaaaaagtatCCTACTAAATGAATTTCTAAATCgttctaaaaaaaatgagcTAGTAGATATTAATGATGTACTATATGATATTACAAACTCGTatggaaaaattaaaaattgtcaTACTAGATTATATGTTAACGAtggatttttattaataaataataaaacaaaagaaatattgggagtaaggaaaataaataatgctaCGTCTAAAATAAAGTATAACTCAAATATAGacacaaattataatacaCAAAAGCATGGTCATACAtataatgaagaaataaataacggcgataaaaataaaataattgatgAATCAGAAACTTATAAATTagtattaattaaaaaaatgaatttaaatcatttattttgtatgtctacagatataaatatagtcTTTAATTTTCATGATGTTTGTTTAAAgagttataataaaattgatatggctaatcattatttattagcTAGCCACAcattaaatattcataatatacgcccagaatataataaagaaaatccAACGAATCTAGATCTATCAAACCCTGATtacacatattttaataattatattacaCAAAAGATtgtagaaaattataatagttacaatttatatattaaagaaTCATTACTAattattgatatattatacattttaaataatagttatggaaatttaatatacataaaggagtattataaatatgaccatcaaaattattattcagatatagtaacatttttaaaacaaaataaaaacacatTTAATGATTCTCACGCGAATAATGCTCAAAGTAGTTTAGAACCCCATAAAGACATCAATgaatatgatgaaaaaaaaacaaaaaaaatacaaaaatcaaaaaaaaaacatagtAATACATCAATTTATTCTATATCATCTTATAGTAACAGTGATGAAGAAgatgaaaattatgaaccACCCTCTGCTTCTTCATATTGTTCAAGTAATAGATATAGCTATTCAAAAATGGATactacaaataaaaaaaagtttcaAGAACTTAACAACTACTTAGTATATATCATCcctaaatataaaattgtcaTATATCCAAGTATATACAATTCCAAAgatcaaaataatagtaatattaaaatggtGAAGGAAATACTTAAACTaggaatatatttaagacgaattcaaaaatttattgaaataaataaacgaAGTCAATCATGTAATGCTacatttgaaatattttcatgctgtttaaataatatcaccttacatataattaatcatataaatcgaattgaacaaaatataagaaatatttataattttactaaaatgaatatgcaAGGAAAAGAAGAAATCGCTTTATCACTTTTTGATGAAAATCGAATGTCTTTTTCTGCAAATAATGAacaacaaaatttattttttactattaatagtttatttaataaaaatgtaaaagattttaatctattttttaatattaatatagaaaaagcAGAtgatatttctttatacaaaattaaattatgtatattgcCGTTAATGCAAATAGCCAAattgttaaataaaattattaacaaaatagctataaaaaaaaaatttaatgacacaaaatatttaattgatttaatttataaacttcaagaatatttaaataaagatgatattaataaaacggttttaacatatatacttaaaaatattactatcccattatttgattttatcaaaaattatatattccaTGGTAAAGTAAAAGACACATTTAgagaattttttattcatgaGAATAAACATATCACaccattttataaacaaaataataaaatatattatattaatcataatttttataaatatatttttaaaaaatatattgatttGTCTACAAATTATTGGGGTGctaaatatgttatattaaattcaaaagttccaaaatttttaaaatcaatTGCTaatcaaatatttattactggaaaatatatagacgTATTATTGGCTTGTTCGACTAtacttaattttaatacaccattattttttgatttaaatttttcggataataattataatgacTCGTCTTGTTCATACATACCTGGCAAGCTACTTCTTCTCAACTATGAAGACAAACCAAATACCTATTCCTATAATAAgtcaaaacaaaataatcaaaCGAATACATATACAGGAACCATAACCAAATATGAACAAGCTCAAAATAAAGTTACAGACGAATTTTCCTCCATCGAATCATATATaacttataaaaaacaaagaaaaaCAAGTGCCACCGGATTTGATATAAATCATTCGGAAAATCGTTTCAGAGATgaacataattattatgacAATCAAAACAAATTCAATAatcaatttttaatagaccaaacaaataataacgaatgttttttattatatgactCAGAACAAAAAACTTATGAAGAACTTATACATAATCaacatttatatgcatccaaaaaaatgtttgaattgtacataaaaaatattgatataaaagaaaaaataagacatcatttttttttctattttttacaaattagcgattatttaaaatatttttatatattatcacaTGACCATTTAGAAAAGTTATATaaccataaaaaaaataatgtgcttactaaaatcaaaaatttttttgatatatctTTAAGATCATCAGTTTtagataatttaaaatatagaaaagaTTATACTATTCATGTTTCcgatattttaaatattacagACAATATAAATCTCATtattgatttaaaaaaattttgtaaatttaataaatcagCTCGAAATTCTATTGGGAACAATCATACCCATCGAAGAAGTAGAAACAATATGGATGATAGTAGTGACAAtagtaatgaaaatgataatacaaatagacatcaatcaaataataattatgataacAATTTCCAATCACACACACAAATAAAGGAACGATCAAAATCACCTATTAATATTCAAACAAATGTAAAtgtagaaatatataaaggtcttattttatcatatcaTAATGTTTTtccatataatttaatatttaataatataactatatttaaatatactttaatatttcgtatattaaattattgtaaatatatcgAACATAAATTAACCGAAGTATGGATAAATCatatgtttattaaaaatgttgatATGACTAATGAATGtagaaataatttaatgttATGTATACAT carries:
- a CDS encoding DNA-directed RNA polymerases I, II, and III subunit RPABC2, putative — translated: MDLYNDNYGNDEDDFMGDEFGQGVDSDEGENYENDIDIIADNQIKKEKYDYENCEGNEENIRITSPYLTKYEKARIIGTRALQISLNAPLTIPIETQNDKSNGKSDYDNYLNNDPLVIAERELYNKSIPFILRRYLPNGSYEDWRLDELIID
- a CDS encoding palmitoyltransferase DHHC1, putative, encoding MQDDNESIDGDILEKQYEIIKCAKNQDFIKFQILIQPYILNNDIEMLNTINIMHWACYSGFTELVQKLIALNCDIEKEDLVNSDTPIYYAIKNSNYEIVLLLIKHYGSSILFHKNRRQMSPFLTAISEFNEDKILEALHILEFLYLNGVSLEEQNEYGQTALFLGVKKNNISILQWLLSKNVNINHVDFYGNTILHIAVRYTDIDILRLLCDYGCLNLVYYSTFENNNTNVFQLCINNRYFLVYILLKKWLLQNKICKGLKICKTIYAFYFWFFALLNLIVYINIAHSFLQIQTHHNKSVIWISLWLFQQLLWCVLYFKNPGFYKENKFLTNRNKNNSNYMYTSDFKNQAEYQLNNIERELFQINKKLLLANNPLNPMYNVNENEILEYNDQIINLRYSKLSLYSQVSQERINSLDVNYRNAILYNQNPRNVCVTCNIIKPPRVHHCADCFHCVVHQDHHCVWVDNCIGINNQRSFYFFILSAFILLLFNYYYVFLYFKLFHTTINYAFGLLVILCNFINITLFAFITYLFVRNTKTILTNVTFYEHFKRPTHITDKYNTELECWEFQNLNFKKIVKNVYNFWTLNYDEPYLRYDKKIENGIYYALVPDSV
- a CDS encoding spindle pole body protein, putative encodes the protein MDITKIKKKVEKENADRINIIDTKFRTCLCLFNNYSKCYINIKKKYFMDTCRYDKIYGFENIKINEERINEINKESSLEYPYPYKYENNRNIFLIINSKNVNSTNTCIYNNDIIYIIYNNKKYEHINIQKRSSKKTKYTKKKNERTSHIHNQILASQDKSTSDFSNNTNSIFSSSENNEEKEDDENEQNPLYNSTIFETRNMNFSETLEKKSKKKKIISSKSNKRNLIYSDIDSDNNYENVFTHINSNLYFLSVSNNHIENEQNLYIQNEKYINNNDIIFRKLKFTKSLFINLDTYNSWIVIKKSILLNEFLNRSKKNELVDINDVLYDITNSYGKIKNCHTRLYVNDGFLLINNKTKEILGVRKINNATSKIKYNSNIDTNYNTQKHGHTYNEEINNGDKNKIIDESETYKLVLIKKMNLNHLFCMSTDINIVFNFHDVCLKSYNKIDMANHYLLASHTLNIHNIRPEYNKENPTNLDLSNPDYTYFNNYITQKIVENYNSYNLYIKESLLIIDILYILNNSYGNLIYIKEYYKYDHQNYYSDIVTFLKQNKNTFNDSHANNAQSSLEPHKDINEYDEKKTKKIQKSKKKHSNTSIYSISSYSNSDEEDENYEPPSASSYCSSNRYSYSKMDTTNKKKFQELNNYLVYIIPKYKIVIYPSIYNSKDQNNSNIKMVKEILKLGIYLRRIQKFIEINKRSQSCNATFEIFSCCLNNITLHIINHINRIEQNIRNIYNFTKMNMQGKEEIALSLFDENRMSFSANNEQQNLFFTINSLFNKNVKDFNLFFNINIEKADDISLYKIKLCILPLMQIAKLLNKIINKIAIKKKFNDTKYLIDLIYKLQEYLNKDDINKTVLTYILKNITIPLFDFIKNYIFHGKVKDTFREFFIHENKHITPFYKQNNKIYYINHNFYKYIFKKYIDLSTNYWGAKYVILNSKVPKFLKSIANQIFITGKYIDVLLACSTILNFNTPLFFDLNFSDNNYNDSSCSYIPGKLLLLNYEDKPNTYSYNKSKQNNQTNTYTGTITKYEQAQNKVTDEFSSIESYITYKKQRKTSATGFDINHSENRFRDEHNYYDNQNKFNNQFLIDQTNNNECFLLYDSEQKTYEELIHNQHLYASKKMFELYIKNIDIKEKIRHHFFFYFLQISDYLKYFYILSHDHLEKLYNHKKNNVLTKIKNFFDISLRSSVLDNLKYRKDYTIHVSDILNITDNINLIIDLKKFCKFNKSARNSIGNNHTHRRSRNNMDDSSDNSNENDNTNRHQSNNNYDNNFQSHTQIKERSKSPINIQTNVNVEIYKGLILSYHNVFPYNLIFNNITIFKYTLIFRILNYCKYIEHKLTEVWINHMFIKNVDMTNECRNNLMLCIHTRESMIHFIKCYIYHVQDDVIKSEYMSMNDKLKETFIFDDIIYIHNNYLNNIFKYSFIINQNIINSILKIISIAHIFTRHILKFSFNKNDPASDITRSRPERVQNNSINKDLSNQKNFNTNNKTDKNNYQKKFINELLRDKAYISMIHNTIKHYDKHFKNFFLLLTEYVNNNIDDYAHNFLIKLDYNFYYTNKYKQSFQANSSNYHAQNNVEWTPNQSQDHHQSKNYLSQNQDHISINPTNNEYTGKINSSDYHYGNSAHLHRPHKDTNINEHPEHARNYNNYINNNNNAWPVIPDISPTSNHMPMHTSNDNMSPMMHHSANNYNENHLKYEINRNNFANINRDSNNAYNQIPIQQNNYNKSKLIDNNILNENSYTTLYPQNNQQNIPITHDNYEHAINNVSPNNINYAKLKKYTPYNNNTNQQINNINVSNIDLNSIDNSMNNSRMFNL